A region of Procambarus clarkii isolate CNS0578487 chromosome 22, FALCON_Pclarkii_2.0, whole genome shotgun sequence DNA encodes the following proteins:
- the LOC138367489 gene encoding uncharacterized protein DKFZp434B061-like: protein MFVEEEGKSLFCNPTDVPSVGNPTDAPSVGNPTDVPSVCNPTDAPSVCNPTDAPSVGNPTDAPSVGNPTDAPSVGNPTDAPSVGNPTDAPSVGNPTDAPSVGNPTDPPSVCNPTDPPSVCNPTDAPSVVVCNPTDAPSVCNPTDAPSVCNPTGAPSVCNPTDVPSVGNPTDAPSVCNPTDAPSVCNPTDAPSVCNPTDAPSVGNPTDVPSVCNPTDAPSVCNPTDAPSVGNPTDVPSVVFVIPLVLLV from the exons GCAAGAGCTTGTTTTGTAATCCCACTGATGTTCCTAGTGTTGGTAATCCCACTGATGCTCCTAGTGTTGGTAATCCCACTGATGTTCCTAGTGTTTGTAATCCTACTGATGCTCCTAGTGTTTGTAATCCCACTGATGCTCCTAGTGTTGGTAATCCCACTGATGCTCCTAGTGTTGGTAATCCCACTGATGCTCCTAGTGTTGGTAATCCCACTGATGCTCCTAGTGTTGGTAATCCCACTGATGCTCCTAGTGTTGGTAATCCCACTGATGCTCCTAGTGTTGGTAATCCCACTGATCCTCCTAGTGTTTGTAATCCCACTGATCCTCCTAGTGTTTGTAATCCCACTGATGCTCCTAGTGTAGT TGTTTGTAATCCCACTGATGCTCCTAGTGTTTGTAACCCCACTGATGCTCCTAGTGTTTGTAATCCTACTGGTGCTCCTAGTGTTTGTAACCCCACTGATGTTCCTAGTGTTGGTAATCCCACTGATGCTCCTAGTGTTTGTAATCCTACTGATGCTCCTAGCGTTTGTAATCCTACTGATGCTCCTAGTGTTTGTAATCCCACTGATGCTCCTAGTGTTGGTAATCCCACTGATGTTCCTAGTGTTTGTAATCCTACTGATGCTCCTAGTGTTTGTAATCCCACTGATGCTCCTAGTGTTGGTAATCCCACTGATGTTCCTAGTGTAGTGTTTGTAATCCCACTGGTGCTCCTAGTGTAG